ATCATCTTCGGTAACGGCACCCAGGCTCTTGCTCGCCAGCCCGAGGCGGCCGGCCTGATCCGCCAGAACCAGATCCTCGGCTTCGCCTTCTGTGAGGCGCTCGCCCTGATCGGTCTGGTCATGCCGTTTGTCTACGGCGTCTGATCTTCGGATCCACGACCAGCCAACTAGACGAAAGGCACTGATGTGAACCCTCTGGTTCAGTTCGCGGCCGAGGAGGCGGAGAACCCCCTCATTCCGCCGTGGCCCGAGGTAGTCATCGGCCTGCTCGCCTTTGTCATCGTCTTCGGTTTCCTCACCAAGAAGCTCCTCCCGAACATCAACAAGGTTCTGGAGCAGCGCCGAGAGGCCATCGAAGGTGGCATCGAGCAGGCCGACGCGGCCAAGATCGAAGCCGAGAGCGTGCTCGAGCAGTACAAGGCTCAGCTCGCCGAGGCCCGCCACGAGGCCGCTCGCCTGCGCCAGGAGGCGACCGAGCAGGGCACCGCGATCATCCAGGAGATGAAGGCGGAAGGCCAGCGGCAGCGTGAGGAGATCATCGCTGCCGGTCACGCTCAGATCGAGGCCGACCGCAAGGCCGCGGCCGCTGCGCTGCGTCAGGACGTGGGCAAGCTCGCCACCGATCTGGCCGGCAAGCTCGTCGGTGAGTCCCTCGAGGACCACGCCCGGCAGAGCCGCACCATCGACCGCTTCCTCGAAGGACTCGAGGACAGCGCTTCGAAGGCCGAGGCGACCCGATGACCATGCACGGAGCGAGCCGCGAGGCACTGGCTGCCGCACGCGAGTCTCTCGACGCGCTGACCGACAACACGTCGGTCGACGTGGCGAAGCTCGCCGAGGAGCTGGCCGCCGTCACCGTGCTGCTCGACCGTGAGGTGTCGTTGCGTCGGGTCCTGACCGACCCGGCGCAGGCCGGCGAGGCCAAGGCCGAGCTGGCAGGGCGACTGCTGCGCGGTCAGGTGGGCGGCGAGACCGTCGACCTGATCTCCGGCACGGTCCGTTCCCGCTGGTCGCAGTCGCGCGACCTGGTCGACTCGGTCGAGGAGCTGGCGGCCACCGCCGACCTCACCGCGGCCCAGCGGGCCGGCGCGCTCGACGACGTCGAGGACGAGCTGTTCCGGTTCGGCCGGATCGTCACGTCCAGCACCGAGCTGCGCTCCGCGCTGACCGACAAGTCGGCGCCGGCGTCCGCCAAGGGTGAGCTGCTGCGCAGCCTGCTCGGCGGCAAGGCCAATCCGGCCACCGAGCGTCTGGTCGTCCGTCTTGTGACCCAGCCCCGGGGACGTAGCCTGGAGGCGGGACTCGAGTCCCTGTCCAAGCTCGCCGCGGCGCGCAGGGACCGGATGGTCGCGGTCGTCACCTCGGCGGTACCGCTGACCGATGAGCAGAAGCAGCGCCTCGGCGCCGGTCTGGCTCGGATCTACGGCCGAGAGATGCACCTCAACCTCGACGTGGACCCCGCGGTCCTCGGCGGGATCCAGGTGCGCGTCGGCGACGAGCTGATCAACGGCACCATCGCGGAGCGCCTCGACGAGGCAAGCCGTCGCATGGCCGGCTGATCAGCCACCAATTGAACAAGCAGTACGAGCAGTAGCAGTACGAGCGGCCCGGTTGGGCCGTGCAGAGATTGCAGAAGATTCCTGGGGGTCGGCCCCCAGACCCCTTAAGAAACTTCGGGCCCAACAAGGAGAGCAGGGAACCCAGATGGCGGAGCTCACGATCCGGCCGGAGGAGATCCGGGACGCGCTGGAGAACTTTGTCCAGTCGTACCAGCCGGACGCGGCCTCGCGCGAGGAGGTCGGTACGGTCAGCGTTGCCGGTGACGGCATCGCAAAGGTCGAGGGCCTGCCCTCGGCCATGGCGAACGAGCTGCTGAAGTTCGAGGACGGCACCCTTGGTCTCGCCCTCAACCTCGAGGAGCGCGAGATCGGTGCGATCGTCCTCGGTGAGTTCAGCGGAATCGAGGAGGGCCAGCCGGTGCAGCGCACCGGTGAGGTGCTCTCCGTCGGCGTCGGCGAGGGCTACCTCGGCCGCGTTGTCGACCCGCTCGGCAACCCGATCGACGGCCTCGGCGAGATCGCGACCGACGGTCGCCGCGCCCTCGAGCTGCAGGCCCCGGGCGTCATGGTCCGTAAGTCGGTGCACGAGCCGATGCAGACCGGCTACAAGGCCGTCGACGCCATGGTGCCGATCGGCCGCGGCCAGCGTCAGCTGATCATTGGTGACCGTCAGACCGGCAAGACCGCTCTGGCCGTCGACACGATCATCAACCAGCGCGACAACTGGCGCTCGGGCGACGTGAAGAAGCAGGTTCGCTGCATCTACGTCGCCATCGGCCAGAAGGGCTCCACCATCGCGTCCGTGCGCGGTGCGCTGGAGGAGGCCGGCGCCCTCGAGTACACGACGATCGTCGCGGCTCCGGCGTCCGACCCGGCCGGCTTCAAGTACCTCGCCCCGTACACCGGTTCGGCCATCGGCCAGCACTGGATGTACCAGGGCAAGCACGTCCTGATCATCTTCGACGACCTGTCGAAGCAGGCCGACGCCTACCGCGCCGTATCGCTGCTGCTGCGCCGCCCGCCGGGCCGTGAGGCCTACCCGGGTGACGTCTTCTACTTGCACTCGCGTCTCCTCGAGCGCTGCGCCAAGCTGTCGGACGATATGGGCGCGGGTTCGATGACCGGTCTGCCGATCGTCGAGACCAAGGCGAACGACGTGTCGGCGTTCATCCCGACCAACGTCATCTCCATCACCGACGGTCAGTGCTTCCTGGAGTCGGACCTCTTCAACGCCGGTCAGCGCCCCGCGCTGAACGTCGGTATCTCGGTCTCCCGAGTCGGTGGTTCCGCGCAGCACAAGGCGATGAAGCAGGTCTCCGGCCGGCTTCGCGTCGACCTCGCCCAGTTCCGTGAGCTCGAGGCGTTCGCGTCGTTCGGCTCCGACCTGGACGCGGCCTCGAAGGCCTCGCTGGAGCGCGGTAAGCGCATGGTCGAGCTGCTGAAGCAGGGCCAGTACCAGCCGATGCCCGTCGAGGAGCAGGTCGTCTCCGTCTGGGCCGGCACCACCGGCAAGATGGACGAGGTTCCGGTCGCCGACATCCGCCGCTTCGAGAGCGAGCTGCTCGAGTACCTGCGCCGCGAGCGCAAGGAGCTCCTGACCAGCATCGCCGAGGGCGGCAAGATGTCCGACGACACGCTGCAGTCGATCGCTGACGCGATCACCGCCTTCAAGCAGCAGTTCGAGACCTCGGACGGCAAGCTTCTGGGCGAAGACGCGCCGGTCAGCACGGCCAAGTGACGACGGAAGGGACCTGACTCATGGGAGCCCAGCTCCGGGTCTACAAGCGTCGCATCAAATCCGTCACCGCGACCAAGAAGATCACCAAGGCGATGGAGATGATCGCCGCCTCGCGCATCGTCAAGGCGCAGCGCCAGGTGGCGGCCTCCACGCCGTACGCGACCGAGCTCACCCGCGCGGTCACTGCTGTGGCCACCGGGTCGAGCACCAAACACCCCCTGACCACCGAGGTGGAGTCCCCGATCCGCGCCGCGGTACTGCTCATCACGAGCGACCGCGGTCTGGCCGGCGGCTACTCCTCCAACGCCATCAAGGCGGCGGACCAGCTCACCGAGCGGCTCCGTGGTGAGGGCAAGGAGGTCGACACGTACATCGTCGGCCGCAAGGGTGTCGCCTACTACGGCTTCCGCGAGCGCAAGGTCGCGGACTCGTGGACGGGCTTCACGGACAACCCGACGTACGCGGATGCCAAGAAGATCGCGGCTCCGCTGATCGCGGCCGTCCAGCAGGACACGGCCGAGGGCGGCGTGGACGAGCTCCACATCGTCTTCACCGAGTTCATCTCGATGCTGACGCAGACGCCGGTGCAGAACCGGCTGCTGCCCCTCAGCCTCGAGAAGGCGGCCGAGGAGTCCGGTACGAAGGGCGAAATCCTTCCGCTGTTCGACTTCGAGCCGTCGGCGGAGGACGTCCTCGACGCCCTGCTGCCGCGGTACGTCGAGAGCCGGATCTACAACGCGCTGCTTCAGGCCGCTGCTTCCAAGCACGCTGCCACCCGCCGCGCGATGAAGTCGGCCACCGACAACGCCGGGGATCTCATCAAGAGCCTCTCCCGGCTTGCCAACGCGGCCCGCCAGGCCGAAATCACCCAGGAAATCAGCGAGATCGTCGGTGGCGCCAGCGCCCTGGCCGACGCGACCGCGGGGAGTGACAAGTAATGACGACCACTGTTGAGACGGCCGCCGCCACGGGCCGCGTCGCCCGGGTCATCGGCCCGGTCGTCGACGTGGAGTTCCCCGTCGACGCGATGCCGGAGATCTACAACGCGCTGACCGTTCAGGTCGCCGACCCGGCCGAGGACGGCAAGATCAAGACGCTGACCCTCGAAGTCGCCCAGCACCTGGGTGACGGCCTGGTCCGCGCGATCTCGATGCAGCCCACCGACGGTCTGGTCCGCCAGGCCACGGTGACGGACACCGGCAACGGCATCACGGTGCCGGTCGGCGAGATCACCAAGGGCAAGGTGTTCAACACCCTCGGTGAGATCCTGAACGTGGACCCGTCCACGGTCGAGATCACCGAGCGCTGGCCCATCCACCGCAAGGCGCCCGCCTTCGACCAGCTCGAGTCCAAGACCGAGATGTTCGAGACCGGCGTCAAGGTCATCGACCTTCTCACCCCGTACGTCAAGGGTGGAAAGATCGGCCTGTTCGGTGGTGCCGGTGTCGGCAAGACCGTGCTGATCCAGGAAATGATCTACCGCGTCGCCAACAACCACGACGGTGTGTCGGTGTTCGCGGGCGTCGGTGAGCGTACCCGTGAGGGCAACGACCTCATCGAGGAGATGACCGAGTCCGGCGTCATCGACAAGACGGCGCTTGTCTTCGGTCAGATGGACGAGCCCCCGGGCACCCGTCTCCGTGTCGCGCTTGCCGGTCTGACCATGGCGGAGTACTTCCGCGATGTGCAGAAGCAGGACGTGCTCTTCTTCATCGACAACATCTTCCGTTACACCCAGGCCGGCTCCGAGGTGTCCACGCTGCTCGGCCGTATGCCGTCCGCGGTGGGTTACCAGCCGAACCTGGCTGACGAGATGGGTCTGCTGCAGGAGCGCATCACGTCGACCCGCGGTCACTCGATCACCTCGATGCAGGCGATCTACGTCCCCGCGGACGACCTGACCGACCCGGCGCCGGCGACCACGTTCGCGCACCTGGACGCGACGACCGTTCTGTCGCGTCCGATCTCGGAGAAGGGCATCTACCCGGCGGTCGACCCGCTGGACTCGACGTCCCGCATCCTGGACCCGCGCTACATCGCGCAGGACCACTACGAGACCGCCATGCGCGTCAAGGGGATCCTTCAGAAGTACAAGGACCTCCAGGACATCATCGCGATCCTCGGTATCGACGAGCTGGGCGAAGAGGACAAGCTCGTTGTCCACCGCGCCCGTCGCGTCGAGCGCTTCCTGTCGCAGAACACCCACGTCGCCAAGCAGTTCACCGGCGTGGACGGTTCGGACGTGCCGCTCGAGGAGTCGATCACCGCGTTCAACTCGATCTGCAACGGTGAGTACGACCACTTCCCCGAGCAGGCGTTCTTCATGTGCGGTGGCATTGAGGACCTCAAGGCCAACGCCAAGGAGCTCGGCGTCTCCTGAGTCCCATGACTCGTGAAGGGGGGCGGGTGCGTCCCGCCCCCCTTCGTACGCCCATTAGAATTGACCCAACACCCGGCAGAACCGCCGGGTGGTGACCCGAGGAGCCACCCTTGGCTGCTGAGCTGCACGTCGAGCTGGTCGCCGCTGACCGGCAGGTCTGGTCCGGCGAGGCCACCCTGGTCGTCGCGCGCACCACGTCCGGCGACATCGGCGTCATGCCCGGTCACCAGCCGCTGCTCGGTGTGCTGGAGTCGGGCCCGGTGACGATCCGTACGAGCGAGGGCGGGACTGTCATCGCCGCTGTTCACGGCGGTTTCATCTCGTTCGCGGACAACAAGCTGTCGCTGCTGGCGGAGATCGCCGAGCTGGCCGACGAAATCGATGCCCAGCGTGCCGAGCGTGCGCTGGAGCGCGCAAAGTCGGGCGACGACGACGCCGCCGAGCGTCGCGCCGACGTCCGGCTGCGTGCGGTGGCGGTGCACTAGACACCCTGCCGACAGTCCCTTCGGGGGTCTGGGGGTCGCTCCCCAGAGAGGAACAGTCGCGTCAGCCGCGGCCCGGGCTGGAATTCTCCAGACCGTGCCGCGGCTGAGGCAGTGCAGGTGAAGGTAATAGTGGGATCCCGTTACTGGACGATGCGAGGAGGTCGGTGGAGATGTTCCTCGCTCTTCTTGTGGGCGGCCTGGTCGTCGCACTGGTGGTGGGTGCGCTTTTCGTCTTCGGACTGCGCAGACGGCTGATCCAGCGCTCCGGCGGCACTTTCGACTGCAGCCTCCGCTGGAACATCCCGGAGGAGACCGATCTCTCCGGCAAGGGATGGGTGTACGGCGTCGCCCGCTACAACAGTGACCGGATCATGTGGTTCCGGGTCTTCTCGTACGCACTCCGGCCGCGCCGCGTCCTGGAGCGCTCGTCGATCGAGGTCGTCGCGCGCCGCACCCCCGAGGGCGAGGAGGAGCTGGCGCTGCTCTCCGACGCGGTGGTGCTCGGCTGTCTGCACCGCGGGACGCGCCTGGAGCTGGCGATGAGCGAGGACGCGCTCACCGGATTCCTCGCCTGGCTGGAGGCGGCACCGCCCGGCCAGCGCGTGAACGTCGCCTGAGAACCAGACCTGAGAACCAGACCTGAGAACCAGACCTGAGAACGTGACAAAGCCCGGGAGCGCGAGTCTCCCGGGCTTCGCTGTACGCAGTGCTAGTTCAGGCCGCTGTTGATCGCGCCGACCAGCTCTCCGTTCGTCGTGTCACCGCTGAACTCCCAGAAGAACGCGCCTCCCAGGCCCTGGCTCTTCGCCCAGCTCATCTTCGAGTTGACGGTGGCCGGGGTGTCGTAGCTCCACCAGTTGCTGCCGCACTTCGCGTACGCCGTGCCGGCGATCGTCCCGGTGGCCGGGCAGCTGCTCTTGAGGACCTTGTAGTCCTCGATGCCCTGCTCGTACGTGCCGGGGGCGGGCCCTGTCGCGGTACCGCCCGGCGTCGCCTGGGTCACTCCGGTCCAGCCGCGCCCGTAGAAGCCGATGCCGAGGAGCAGCTTGGCCGATGGCACGCCCTTCGCCTTGAACTTGGCGATCGCCTCGGCGGAGTTGAAGCCCGCCTGCGGGATGCCCGGGTACGAGGTGAGCGGGGAGTGCGGGGCGGTCGGGCCCTGTGCGGCCCACGCGCCGAAGAAGTCGTACGTCATCACGTTGTACCAGTTGAGGTACTGCGCCGCGCCGCCGTAGTCGGCCGCGTCGATCTTGCCGCCGGACGAGGCGTCCGCCGTGACGGCCGCGGTGACCAGGTTGTTCGTACCGAACTTGGCGCGCATCGCCTGCATCAGGTTCTTGAACGCGGCGGGTCCGCTGGTGTCACAGGACAGACCGCAGGCGTTCGGGTACTCCCAGTCCAGGTCGATGCCGTCGAAGACATCGGCCCAGCGCGGGTCCTCCACCAGGTCGTAGCAGGACTGGGCGAAGGCCGCCGGGTTGGCCGCGGCCTGGCCGAAGCCGCCGGACCAGGTCCAGCCGCCGAACGACCACAGCACCTTGATGTGCGGGTGCTGCGCCTTGAGCTTGCGCAGCTGGTTGAAGTTGCCGCGCAGCGGCTGGTCCCAGGTGTCGGCGACGCCGTCGACGGCCTGGTCGGCGGTGTACGCCTTGTCGTAGTCGGCGTAGGCGTCACCGATGGTGCAGCGGCCGCCGGAGACATTGCCGAAGGCGTAGTTGATGTGCGTGATCTTGGAGGCCGAGCCGGAGGTCACCAGGTTCTTCACGTGGTAGTTGCGCTGGTAGACGCCCCACTCGGTGAAGTAGCCCAGCTTGACCGCGGAGCCCGGGCCCGGGCCGCCGCCACCGCCGGTCGTGCGCACCGCGCGGGCGCCGCTGACCGGTCCTGTCTGGTCTGCGGTGTCCCGCGCCTGGACGGTGTACGAGTAGTCGGTGCCGGCGGTGAGTCCGGTGTTCGTGTACGTCGTGCCGGTCACCGTCGCGACCTTGGCGCCGTCGCGCAGGACGTCGTAGTTCTTGATGCCCTTGTCGTCGGTGGCGGCGGTCCAGCTCAATGCCACCGAGGTGTCGGTGATGTTGCTCGCGGACGGGGTGCCGGGGGCGGAGGGCGGGTTGTCGCCGGGGACACTGCCGCCGTCACAGGAGCCGCCGTTGAGCTTGCAGCCGGAGGGGGCGCCGGGGCCCGCGCCGTTGAAGCCGAAGGAGACGGATGCGCCGGGGGCGAGGGTGCCGTTCCAGCTCTTGTTCTTGGCGGTCCAGTGGGTGCCGGAGCTCGTGACGTCGGCGTCCCAGGCGGAGGTGACGGACGTGCCGGAGGGGAAGTCCCACTCGACGGTCCAGGAGGCGAGGGAGGTGGTGCCGGTGTTCTTCACCGTCCACTTGCCCTCGAAGCCGGTTCCCCAGTCGGAGACCTTGGCGTAGGTGGCGGTCGCCGATGTGGCGGCTTCGGCGGGGGAGGCGAGGCCGACCATGGCGGCGAGAGGGAGCAGCAGCGCGGTCAGGCCCGCGACAGCTCTGGAGCTGAATCTTCGGTGCAGGGGGATTCGGGTTCTCAAGGGTGCTCCTCGAGTTGCGGACGGACAATAGGGGGTGGTCCGTGAAGTGCGCACGCTGCGGCAGCTCACCGCAGCGTGTGCGGTGAGAGTAGGAAGGTCTGGACCAATCGTCAATAGGTCCAGACCAAAGCTGTGACGAGAGGGGGCGGGGTGGGTAGGGTGTGGCTCTGATGCCGGCTCAGACGCCCAACTCCTGTGCCAGTACGGCCGCTTGAACCCGGCTGCGCAGCTCCAGCTTGGCCAGCAGCCGGCTCACATGCGTCTTCACCGTCGCCTCCGCCATATCGAGCCGGACCGCGATGTCCGCGTTCGGCATCCCCTCGCCGAGGCACGAGAGCACCTCGCGCTCGCGCCTGGTGAGCGCGTCGAGGACCGAAGGATCGGGCGCGTTCGCGGACCGTACCGGCTTCGGCGCCGCGAACTCCGCGATGAGCCGGCGGGTGACGGCCGGGGCGATCAGTCCCTCGCCGCGCGCCACCGTCCGTACCGCTTCCAGCAGATCGCCTGCTTCGGTGTTCTTCAGGAGGAAGCCCGCGGCTCCCGCCCTCAGCGCCCCGAAGACGTACTCGTCCAGATCGAAGGTGGTCAGTACGAGAACGTCGGCGAGCCGCTCCGCGACGACCTGCCGGGTCGCCGACACCCCGTCGAGACGCGGCATCTGGACATCCATCAGCACGACGTCCGGGCGCAGCTCGCGGGCGAGCCGTACCGCTTCCTCGCCGTCCGCCGCCTCGCCGACGACCTCGATCTCCGGCGCGCTGCGCAGAATCAGGACGAGACCGGCGCGTACGGCGCTCTGGTCCTCCGCGACCAGTACCCGGATCGTCATGCCTTCCCGTTCCCTTCGTCGCCTTCGTCGAGGGGCAGCTCTGCCCGCACCTGCCAGTTCTTGCCGCCGTCGCCGGTGCTGACCGGGCCCGACCGGAACTCCCCGTCCAGCAGCGCCACCCGCTCGCGCATACCGACCAGACCCGCCCCGGAGCCGGGGGCGCGCGGCCCCGGCCGGTCCCCGTACGGGCTGGTGATCCGTACCGTCAGCAGCCGCTTGTCCCGGCCGAGTGCGACCCTGACCTCGCCGGGCGACGCGTGCTTGAGGGCATTGGTCAGTGACTCCTGGATGATGCGGTACGCCGCGAGCTCGACGGGCGCGGGCAGTCGCAGGTCCGTATCGCGGGTGTCGGTGAGGGTGAACTCCAGGCCGCTGGAGGCGCCGTTCGTCCGTGCCTGATCGAGCAGCGCGTCCACGCCGGCCAGGGTGGGCGCGGCCGCGGGCTCCGCG
The Streptomyces lunaelactis genome window above contains:
- a CDS encoding F0F1 ATP synthase subunit B, which translates into the protein MNPLVQFAAEEAENPLIPPWPEVVIGLLAFVIVFGFLTKKLLPNINKVLEQRREAIEGGIEQADAAKIEAESVLEQYKAQLAEARHEAARLRQEATEQGTAIIQEMKAEGQRQREEIIAAGHAQIEADRKAAAAALRQDVGKLATDLAGKLVGESLEDHARQSRTIDRFLEGLEDSASKAEATR
- a CDS encoding glycoside hydrolase family 18 chitinase, whose protein sequence is MVGLASPAEAATSATATYAKVSDWGTGFEGKWTVKNTGTTSLASWTVEWDFPSGTSVTSAWDADVTSSGTHWTAKNKSWNGTLAPGASVSFGFNGAGPGAPSGCKLNGGSCDGGSVPGDNPPSAPGTPSASNITDTSVALSWTAATDDKGIKNYDVLRDGAKVATVTGTTYTNTGLTAGTDYSYTVQARDTADQTGPVSGARAVRTTGGGGGPGPGSAVKLGYFTEWGVYQRNYHVKNLVTSGSASKITHINYAFGNVSGGRCTIGDAYADYDKAYTADQAVDGVADTWDQPLRGNFNQLRKLKAQHPHIKVLWSFGGWTWSGGFGQAAANPAAFAQSCYDLVEDPRWADVFDGIDLDWEYPNACGLSCDTSGPAAFKNLMQAMRAKFGTNNLVTAAVTADASSGGKIDAADYGGAAQYLNWYNVMTYDFFGAWAAQGPTAPHSPLTSYPGIPQAGFNSAEAIAKFKAKGVPSAKLLLGIGFYGRGWTGVTQATPGGTATGPAPGTYEQGIEDYKVLKSSCPATGTIAGTAYAKCGSNWWSYDTPATVNSKMSWAKSQGLGGAFFWEFSGDTTNGELVGAINSGLN
- the atpA gene encoding F0F1 ATP synthase subunit alpha, with the protein product MAELTIRPEEIRDALENFVQSYQPDAASREEVGTVSVAGDGIAKVEGLPSAMANELLKFEDGTLGLALNLEEREIGAIVLGEFSGIEEGQPVQRTGEVLSVGVGEGYLGRVVDPLGNPIDGLGEIATDGRRALELQAPGVMVRKSVHEPMQTGYKAVDAMVPIGRGQRQLIIGDRQTGKTALAVDTIINQRDNWRSGDVKKQVRCIYVAIGQKGSTIASVRGALEEAGALEYTTIVAAPASDPAGFKYLAPYTGSAIGQHWMYQGKHVLIIFDDLSKQADAYRAVSLLLRRPPGREAYPGDVFYLHSRLLERCAKLSDDMGAGSMTGLPIVETKANDVSAFIPTNVISITDGQCFLESDLFNAGQRPALNVGISVSRVGGSAQHKAMKQVSGRLRVDLAQFRELEAFASFGSDLDAASKASLERGKRMVELLKQGQYQPMPVEEQVVSVWAGTTGKMDEVPVADIRRFESELLEYLRRERKELLTSIAEGGKMSDDTLQSIADAITAFKQQFETSDGKLLGEDAPVSTAK
- a CDS encoding DUF2550 domain-containing protein, which gives rise to MFLALLVGGLVVALVVGALFVFGLRRRLIQRSGGTFDCSLRWNIPEETDLSGKGWVYGVARYNSDRIMWFRVFSYALRPRRVLERSSIEVVARRTPEGEEELALLSDAVVLGCLHRGTRLELAMSEDALTGFLAWLEAAPPGQRVNVA
- a CDS encoding response regulator; amino-acid sequence: MTIRVLVAEDQSAVRAGLVLILRSAPEIEVVGEAADGEEAVRLARELRPDVVLMDVQMPRLDGVSATRQVVAERLADVLVLTTFDLDEYVFGALRAGAAGFLLKNTEAGDLLEAVRTVARGEGLIAPAVTRRLIAEFAAPKPVRSANAPDPSVLDALTRREREVLSCLGEGMPNADIAVRLDMAEATVKTHVSRLLAKLELRSRVQAAVLAQELGV
- a CDS encoding F0F1 ATP synthase subunit gamma, which codes for MGAQLRVYKRRIKSVTATKKITKAMEMIAASRIVKAQRQVAASTPYATELTRAVTAVATGSSTKHPLTTEVESPIRAAVLLITSDRGLAGGYSSNAIKAADQLTERLRGEGKEVDTYIVGRKGVAYYGFRERKVADSWTGFTDNPTYADAKKIAAPLIAAVQQDTAEGGVDELHIVFTEFISMLTQTPVQNRLLPLSLEKAAEESGTKGEILPLFDFEPSAEDVLDALLPRYVESRIYNALLQAAASKHAATRRAMKSATDNAGDLIKSLSRLANAARQAEITQEISEIVGGASALADATAGSDK
- a CDS encoding F0F1 ATP synthase subunit delta, which codes for MHGASREALAAARESLDALTDNTSVDVAKLAEELAAVTVLLDREVSLRRVLTDPAQAGEAKAELAGRLLRGQVGGETVDLISGTVRSRWSQSRDLVDSVEELAATADLTAAQRAGALDDVEDELFRFGRIVTSSTELRSALTDKSAPASAKGELLRSLLGGKANPATERLVVRLVTQPRGRSLEAGLESLSKLAAARRDRMVAVVTSAVPLTDEQKQRLGAGLARIYGREMHLNLDVDPAVLGGIQVRVGDELINGTIAERLDEASRRMAG
- the atpE gene encoding ATP synthase F0 subunit C, whose protein sequence is MSQTLAAVTGSLGSIGYGLAAIGPGVGVGIIFGNGTQALARQPEAAGLIRQNQILGFAFCEALALIGLVMPFVYGV
- the atpD gene encoding F0F1 ATP synthase subunit beta, with the translated sequence MTTTVETAAATGRVARVIGPVVDVEFPVDAMPEIYNALTVQVADPAEDGKIKTLTLEVAQHLGDGLVRAISMQPTDGLVRQATVTDTGNGITVPVGEITKGKVFNTLGEILNVDPSTVEITERWPIHRKAPAFDQLESKTEMFETGVKVIDLLTPYVKGGKIGLFGGAGVGKTVLIQEMIYRVANNHDGVSVFAGVGERTREGNDLIEEMTESGVIDKTALVFGQMDEPPGTRLRVALAGLTMAEYFRDVQKQDVLFFIDNIFRYTQAGSEVSTLLGRMPSAVGYQPNLADEMGLLQERITSTRGHSITSMQAIYVPADDLTDPAPATTFAHLDATTVLSRPISEKGIYPAVDPLDSTSRILDPRYIAQDHYETAMRVKGILQKYKDLQDIIAILGIDELGEEDKLVVHRARRVERFLSQNTHVAKQFTGVDGSDVPLEESITAFNSICNGEYDHFPEQAFFMCGGIEDLKANAKELGVS
- a CDS encoding F0F1 ATP synthase subunit epsilon; this encodes MAAELHVELVAADRQVWSGEATLVVARTTSGDIGVMPGHQPLLGVLESGPVTIRTSEGGTVIAAVHGGFISFADNKLSLLAEIAELADEIDAQRAERALERAKSGDDDAAERRADVRLRAVAVH